A genome region from Pseudanabaena sp. Chao 1811 includes the following:
- a CDS encoding segregation/condensation protein A, translated as MTLSIAESVTKDAIALLIDLAERGEIDPWDVQVIDVVDRFLSRLIVSDRRDLYDSGQAMLYAAMLVLLKANSLSDIQAAYEQDDDNSEDLEELESNELVGSLRLPTDFDKRLRRLPVALPPKARRITLEELITQIEAIAEIVDRKTSKPAKRPVQGKMARRAAMKAIAQLAHKENLSEMVEEIERYFILHPDEEIEITDLAEVFNDRVGVFWGLLLMSSQSKVELFQTEFYGKIQIVPTIKVPPLKEIPFTNSAANSTVESTQLQLTFSELKEVS; from the coding sequence ATGACTCTATCCATCGCCGAATCAGTTACCAAAGATGCCATTGCCCTATTGATTGACCTTGCAGAACGAGGTGAGATCGATCCTTGGGATGTGCAGGTAATTGATGTCGTCGATCGCTTTTTGTCTCGATTGATTGTGAGCGATCGCCGTGATTTATATGACTCAGGGCAAGCGATGCTCTACGCTGCGATGCTAGTACTGCTCAAAGCTAACTCACTATCAGATATCCAAGCTGCCTACGAACAAGATGACGACAACAGCGAAGATCTCGAAGAACTAGAGTCTAATGAGTTAGTAGGTTCATTACGATTGCCTACGGATTTTGATAAGCGGTTGCGTCGTCTTCCTGTGGCATTACCCCCCAAGGCTCGACGTATTACCCTAGAGGAGTTGATCACGCAGATAGAAGCGATCGCTGAAATTGTGGATCGCAAAACCAGCAAACCTGCTAAACGTCCAGTCCAAGGCAAAATGGCAAGACGGGCAGCCATGAAAGCGATCGCCCAACTTGCCCACAAAGAGAATTTGTCAGAGATGGTCGAGGAAATCGAGCGTTATTTTATACTCCATCCCGATGAAGAGATCGAGATAACTGATCTAGCGGAAGTATTTAATGATCGTGTTGGTGTGTTTTGGGGACTATTGCTGATGTCATCCCAGTCCAAGGTGGAGTTATTCCAAACAGAATTTTATGGCAAGATCCAAATAGTGCCGACGATTAAGGTTCCACCACTCAAAGAAATCCCCTTTACAAATAGTGCAGCTAATTCCACAGTAGAATCTACTCAATTACAATTGACTTTTTCTGAATTAAAAGAAGTTTCGTGA